DNA sequence from the Brevundimonas sp. NIBR10 genome:
TGAATGCCGGGGGGATCCATGCCGCTGGTGGGCTCATCCAGGATGACCAGTTCCGGCTCGGTGATCAGGGCGATGGCGACGCCGAGGCGTTGCAGCATCCCTACCGAGAAGCCGCGCACCCGACGGTCGGCGGCGGCGGTCAGGCCTACGCGATCCAGCCAGCCGGCGACCCGGGCGGGGTCGGCCTTGAGCCCGTGGGCCGTCGACAGCCAGACCAGCACCTGACGCGCGGTCAGATAGGGCGGAAACCGGGGCGTCTCGATCATCGAGCCCATGCGGCGGCTGGCCGCGACGTCGCCGCCCCCACCCATGTGGACGGTGCCGCCCATGACCAGGGCCTGGCCCTCGGTCGGCTTGATCAGGCCCAGCAGGATGCGGAACAGGGTCGACTTGCCCGCCCCGTTGGGACCGAGGACGCCATAGACCCCGCCGCGCGGGATGGTCAGGCTGAGCCCGTCAAGGGCACGGACCGAACCATAGGTCTTGGTCAGGTTGCGGGTCTGGATCACATCGCTCATGGCGCGAGAGTGGCGCGACCGGGGCGGCGGGGCAAGCCGCCTGCGAATTAAGGTTCTGCAACGTCGCCGAAGGGTGGGCGCGGGGTCGGCATGCCGAAGGCGATGAGGTCGCCGTCGGGGGCCAGGACGATCAGCTCGCGCTGGCCATAGGCCTTGTCGGCCGGGCCGTGGACGTCGCCGGGCGGCAACCCGTCGAGCCGGGGCTTCAGCTCAGCGTACAGAACGTCCACGTCGCGGACATCGATGTAGTAGCGGAAGGTGCGCTCGGGTGGCCCGTGACGCGGACAGTCCCGTTCCAGCAGGCGGAAGGCCGCGCCTTCGCGACGGATGTAGGCATAGCCGGCCTCGCGGTAGGGGATCTGGAAGCCCAGGACATCGACGAAGAAGGCCAGGGCGGCCTCGATGTCATCCACGTGCATGAAGGGGGTGGCCTGGAGGATGTTGGACATGACCGCGTCTCCCGTTGCCGGCTTCCTATCATCCGGGCTTCCACGGCGTCGAGGAGCGCCGGTCGTCGTGACGGCGTCGCGGAAGGGGGCTAGGCATGCAGAGACCCCGGAGATGACCATGGCACCTAGACTGATCCTGTTCCTGCTGGCCCTGACGGTGTCGGGGTGCGCGAGTTGGCCGGCGGGGTTCGGGGGGAGCGGCAAGGCCGAGCGGCCGATCGTTGTGCTGGTCTCCATCGACGGGTTCCGGGCCGACTATATCGAGCGGGGGGCGACGCCGACCCTGTCGCGGTGGGCGAGAGCGGGGGCCTCCGGGTCGATGCAGCCCTCGTTCCCGACCAAGACCTTTCCCAACCACTATACGCTGGTCACAGGGTTGCGACCTGACCACCACGGGATCGTCAACAACACCATGGTGGACCCCACCATCCCCGGCGTGACCTTCAGCCTGAGGAACGCCGAGGCGGTGACGGACCGGCGCTGGTGGGACGATGGGGAGCCGATCTGGGTGACGGCGCAGAAGGCGGGCCTGACCTCGGCAGCAATGTTTTGGCCCGGGTCGGAGGCGGATGTGCGGGGGGTGAGGCCCAGCCTGTACGCCAAGTTCGATCAGGCCATGCCGGGCGATGCGCGGGTGGACCAGTTGCTGGCCTGGATGGACCTGCCTGAAGACGGTGGGCCCGGAGCGGATCGGCCCGACATCGCGACCCTGTATTTCGACATCGTGGATACGGCCGGGCACGAGCACGGGCCGGATGCGCCCGAGGTGGCGACGGCCCTGGCCTCGGTCGATCAGTCGCTGGCGCGGCTGGAGGCGGGGCTGCGGGCGCGGGGGCTGTGGCAGCGGGTGGTGGTCATCGTGGTGTCGGACCACGGGATGGCGGCGACCTCGCCCGAGCGGGTGGCGCGGCTGGGGCCGCTGGCCTCGTCGGCGGAGGCGGCCTTCGTCCAGTACGGCGGAGCGATCGCCTCGATCGAACCCCTGCCCGGCCATGAGGCGGCGGTGGCGGCCGAGGTGACGGGGCCGCACCAGCACATGACCTGCTGGAAGAAGGCCGAGATCCC
Encoded proteins:
- a CDS encoding ABC transporter ATP-binding protein; its protein translation is MSDVIQTRNLTKTYGSVRALDGLSLTIPRGGVYGVLGPNGAGKSTLFRILLGLIKPTEGQALVMGGTVHMGGGGDVAASRRMGSMIETPRFPPYLTARQVLVWLSTAHGLKADPARVAGWLDRVGLTAAADRRVRGFSVGMLQRLGVAIALITEPELVILDEPTSGMDPPGIQEMRALIRSLADKDGITVVLASHQLLEVQRVCDRVAIMNKGALVREGLVKDLTAGGERLRLSGTPLAQIMGVLGDKGTLEGSAVLAAIPRAEGPALLRALIEQGVDIDEARWVGADLESVFMTETGSVQTPEAIQAEAV
- a CDS encoding VOC family protein, with the protein product MSNILQATPFMHVDDIEAALAFFVDVLGFQIPYREAGYAYIRREGAAFRLLERDCPRHGPPERTFRYYIDVRDVDVLYAELKPRLDGLPPGDVHGPADKAYGQRELIVLAPDGDLIAFGMPTPRPPFGDVAEP
- a CDS encoding ectonucleotide pyrophosphatase/phosphodiesterase, giving the protein MAPRLILFLLALTVSGCASWPAGFGGSGKAERPIVVLVSIDGFRADYIERGATPTLSRWARAGASGSMQPSFPTKTFPNHYTLVTGLRPDHHGIVNNTMVDPTIPGVTFSLRNAEAVTDRRWWDDGEPIWVTAQKAGLTSAAMFWPGSEADVRGVRPSLYAKFDQAMPGDARVDQLLAWMDLPEDGGPGADRPDIATLYFDIVDTAGHEHGPDAPEVATALASVDQSLARLEAGLRARGLWQRVVVIVVSDHGMAATSPERVARLGPLASSAEAAFVQYGGAIASIEPLPGHEAAVAAEVTGPHQHMTCWKKAEIPARFAFGTHRRVPSLFCVAEPGWAILKADQTFRGEGGGDHGYDNAAPEMQAIFVAHGPGVRRGARIEGLQNVDVHGLMGRLLGIEVPADDGDPARAAGILKD